In the Juglans microcarpa x Juglans regia isolate MS1-56 chromosome 6D, Jm3101_v1.0, whole genome shotgun sequence genome, one interval contains:
- the LOC121235480 gene encoding uncharacterized protein LOC121235480, with protein sequence MRKEDQSNRVHQSEDRVDWHGGRHTGPRRGASPRRRGKRDETRRSPPAENKQLGEINMITRGGTGGPTITFEARDEEGILHPHDDTLVVTMQVANFKTRRILVDNGSSVDILFWEAFMKMRISPDRLRLAPMQLKGFTGDVVQPMGAINLSILAGKAPRAVAIMSDFLVVKAPSSYNAYWGAPP encoded by the exons ATGAGGAAGGAAGACCAGAGTAATAGGGTGCACCAGTCGGAGGACCGCGTAGATTGGCACGGAGGAAGGCACACGGGTCCCCGGCGGGGTGCAAGTCCGAGAAGGCGGGGAAAGAGGGATGAAACCCGGAGGAGTCCCCCAGCGGAGAACAAGCAACTCGGGGAGATCAACATGATCACCAGGGGG GGCACCGGAGGCCCCACGATAACCTTTGAAGCAAGAGACGAAGAAGGCATCCTCCACCCGCATGATGACACATTGGTAGTAACAATGCAAGTGGCAAACTTCAAAACTCGGAGGATTCTAGTCGACAACGGCAGCTCGGTAGATATCTTGTTCTGGGAAGCCTTTATGAAGATGAGAATCAGCCCGGATCGACTACGCCTTGCTCCAATGCAACTCAAGGGCTTCACAGGTGACGTTGTTCAACCAATGGGAGCTATCAACCTTTCAATACTGGCAGGGAAGGCTCCCAGAGCTGTAGCCATCATGTCTGACTTCTTGGTTGTCAAGGCTCCATCCTCATACAATGCATACTGGGGTGCCCCACCTTGA